Proteins encoded together in one Terriglobus saanensis SP1PR4 window:
- a CDS encoding CHY zinc finger protein, with amino-acid sequence MKRIFPHVIGIELDPQTRCIHYRSRLDIISIKMKCCGLYYACKDCHAALADHPAQVWPCSEWAQKNVLCGACGAELTTQEYLDSDNQCSACNAAFNPGCHNHYHFYFEAK; translated from the coding sequence ATGAAGCGAATCTTTCCCCATGTGATCGGAATTGAGCTCGATCCGCAGACCCGTTGTATCCACTATCGGAGCCGGTTGGATATTATCTCGATCAAAATGAAGTGCTGCGGTCTCTACTACGCTTGCAAAGACTGTCACGCAGCCCTCGCGGATCATCCGGCCCAGGTGTGGCCCTGCAGCGAATGGGCCCAGAAGAACGTTCTCTGCGGAGCCTGTGGTGCGGAACTCACCACGCAGGAATACCTTGACTCTGACAACCAATGTTCAGCCTGCAACGCTGCCTTCAACCCGGGATGTCACAATCACTACCACTTCTACTTTGAAGCAAAGTAG
- the msrB gene encoding peptide-methionine (R)-S-oxide reductase MsrB, with amino-acid sequence MSEFLKQSEETASREAAVKIQTRRTFLATSAAAVGALAVWSLRKPLIAAAAGGKRDSLPATVTIIDFASNGKPTGKVTVPTVSKPDAEWKHELSSISYEVARHEGTERPYTGNSWDLHDRGLFRCICCDTALFSSDTKFDSGTGWPSFWQVLAKENVVEKTDSTLGMERTEVSCKRCAAHLGHVFDDGPRPTGLRYCMNSASMRFAKLA; translated from the coding sequence ATGAGTGAATTCCTTAAGCAATCTGAAGAAACGGCATCAAGAGAGGCCGCAGTCAAGATTCAGACTCGTCGCACGTTCCTTGCGACTTCGGCAGCTGCAGTCGGGGCTCTTGCAGTTTGGTCTCTGCGAAAGCCGCTGATCGCAGCCGCAGCAGGCGGAAAACGCGATTCCCTACCGGCTACCGTCACCATCATCGATTTTGCCTCGAATGGCAAGCCAACGGGTAAAGTCACAGTGCCTACGGTTTCCAAACCCGATGCAGAGTGGAAGCATGAACTGTCTTCGATTTCCTATGAGGTAGCTCGTCACGAAGGAACTGAACGGCCCTACACCGGCAACTCCTGGGATCTGCACGACCGCGGTCTATTCCGCTGCATCTGCTGCGATACGGCGCTCTTCAGTTCCGATACAAAGTTCGACTCCGGCACTGGCTGGCCGAGTTTTTGGCAGGTGCTTGCGAAGGAAAACGTCGTAGAGAAGACGGACAGTACGTTGGGAATGGAGCGGACGGAAGTCTCCTGCAAGCGATGCGCCGCCCACCTCGGTCACGTCTTCGACGATGGACCTCGCCCGACGGGGCTGCGCTACTGCATGAACTCTGCTTCCATGCGCTTCGCAAAGCTCGCCTAA
- a CDS encoding cytochrome c biogenesis protein DipZ: MLLLFLAYLGGVLTILSPCILPVLPFVFARSDQPFRRSGLPLLAGMVVTFALIASLATVGGGWAVRANQVGRIAALVLFGFFGLTLLFSSLADRFSRPLVQFGNRISKNSDPTSPLLNSFVLGIGTGLLWAPCAGPILGLILTGAALGGASTHTVLLLLAYAAGAATSLTVALLAGGRVFAAMKRSLGAEEWIRRILGVGVLAAVVAVAFGLDRGVLTRLSLTSTGGLEQRLVDRFHPANAPKRVTRNETVEVSDSSLTMLPSLSGATAWINSPPLTPESLRGKVVLVDFWTYSCINCLRTLPYLKAWNEKYKDSGLIILGVHTPEFPFEKDESNVRKAVHDLGVTYPVVMDNDYSIWRNFHNEYWPAHYFIDATGKIRFHHFGEGNYDESEKWIRELLEEANHKPLPGSATNVAASGAEAPPDTDEVKSPETYVGYERAQNFASPSGLNQDDPQLYRLPASLQLNQWGFTGKWNDGGQIATSLVAGASISYCFHARDLHLVLGSMKIGAPIRFRVTIDDKAPGLDHGMDTDAEGYGIIMENRLYQLVRQQTKVTDRTFRIEFLAPGAQAYAFTFG; the protein is encoded by the coding sequence ATGCTTTTGCTTTTCCTTGCATACTTGGGTGGCGTCCTTACCATTTTGAGTCCGTGTATTCTTCCGGTTCTTCCGTTTGTCTTCGCGCGTTCCGATCAGCCTTTTCGCAGGAGTGGTTTGCCGCTTCTCGCCGGTATGGTCGTTACCTTCGCCCTCATCGCCAGCCTTGCGACCGTAGGGGGCGGCTGGGCAGTCCGAGCGAATCAGGTAGGCCGTATTGCGGCACTGGTTCTCTTTGGATTCTTCGGTCTGACGCTCCTATTTTCTTCACTTGCGGACCGGTTCTCACGTCCACTCGTTCAGTTCGGCAACCGCATTTCAAAGAACTCCGATCCTACATCTCCGCTCCTGAACTCGTTTGTCCTCGGAATTGGGACTGGGCTACTTTGGGCACCCTGCGCGGGACCGATTCTTGGCCTTATCCTCACGGGTGCGGCCTTGGGCGGAGCGAGTACCCATACGGTGCTGCTCCTTTTGGCGTACGCGGCCGGAGCGGCCACGTCGCTGACGGTAGCATTGCTTGCCGGTGGCCGCGTCTTCGCGGCGATGAAACGTTCACTCGGTGCGGAAGAATGGATCCGCCGGATCCTGGGCGTGGGTGTTCTGGCAGCCGTCGTCGCAGTTGCGTTTGGCCTGGATCGTGGAGTCCTTACACGCCTCTCACTGACGAGTACAGGTGGCCTCGAACAGCGTCTCGTTGACCGCTTCCATCCTGCAAACGCCCCCAAAAGAGTCACGAGGAATGAGACCGTCGAGGTCTCAGATAGTTCACTGACTATGTTGCCCAGCCTGTCTGGAGCGACTGCCTGGATCAATTCTCCTCCGCTGACCCCGGAGTCGCTTCGCGGGAAGGTTGTGCTCGTCGACTTCTGGACGTACTCCTGTATCAACTGCCTTCGGACGCTTCCGTACCTCAAAGCCTGGAATGAAAAGTACAAAGACAGTGGCCTGATCATCCTCGGCGTTCACACGCCGGAGTTCCCGTTCGAGAAGGACGAATCAAACGTCCGCAAAGCGGTGCATGACCTCGGCGTGACCTACCCGGTCGTAATGGATAACGACTACAGCATTTGGCGGAACTTCCACAACGAGTATTGGCCAGCACATTACTTCATCGATGCGACGGGGAAGATCCGCTTTCATCACTTCGGGGAAGGCAACTACGACGAATCGGAGAAATGGATCCGAGAGCTCTTGGAAGAGGCCAACCACAAACCACTCCCCGGTTCCGCCACAAACGTCGCCGCGAGTGGCGCCGAAGCTCCTCCTGATACAGATGAGGTTAAGTCTCCCGAAACCTATGTCGGTTATGAGCGGGCCCAGAACTTCGCTTCGCCCAGTGGCTTGAATCAGGACGATCCGCAGCTTTATCGTCTTCCTGCTTCACTCCAGTTGAATCAGTGGGGCTTTACCGGTAAGTGGAACGATGGTGGCCAGATTGCGACATCCCTTGTGGCCGGTGCCAGCATTTCCTATTGCTTTCATGCGAGAGATCTTCATCTGGTTCTCGGATCGATGAAGATCGGCGCTCCTATCCGTTTCCGCGTCACCATCGACGACAAAGCGCCAGGTTTGGACCATGGCATGGATACCGATGCGGAAGGCTACGGAATCATCATGGAAAACCGGCTCTATCAGTTGGTTCGGCAGCAAACGAAGGTTACGGACCGGACTTTTCGCATCGAGTTTCTGGCACCCGGTGCCCAGGCTTATGCCTTTACGTTTGGCTAA
- a CDS encoding sulfatase, giving the protein MSQNSKASSRRDFLTKATGTALAGMLPASARALSNSSKRPNVLFLMSDDMRVELGCYGSHFHAQTPNIDALAGRGVRFDRNYCQFPLCNPSRASLLTGQVPFETRVLGNRTNFRDTRPDLTSLPQLFREKGYVTARTGKIFHGIYDDPLAWTVGGGNDNTEHQASPVEKKKIIPNYPVPPAPPDVIAPLAIDNQQAAHSDQILVLDGNGEGHPENRVAETAIEYLRKYRDQPFFIGCGFSKPHSPPTAPQRFFDLYDLEKLELTPDFAAWPTVPAGFPKAAIRMRNADLFIGRGASRAEAKEVIRAYLASISWVDWNLGRVIAELDALGLRENTIIVLVADHGYQLGEKGKWSKAGSLFEMGTRVPLIIHDPRAPGNGHTSTRIVQSLDIYPTLVELCGLQTPDSGLQGTSLGPLLKHPQASWDQPAFSLWSEDGKTVHGLAVRTERWRYAEFGVNGENGRMLFDEHADPFELTNLAEAHRHTVTRDRLSKLIRQYREKQRLA; this is encoded by the coding sequence ATGTCACAAAATTCCAAAGCTTCTTCACGTCGCGACTTCCTGACGAAAGCCACTGGAACCGCTTTGGCTGGCATGCTTCCAGCCAGCGCCCGCGCCTTATCTAACTCTTCCAAACGCCCCAACGTTCTCTTTCTCATGTCCGACGACATGCGTGTGGAGTTGGGCTGCTACGGCAGTCACTTCCACGCACAGACGCCCAACATCGATGCACTGGCTGGACGCGGTGTCCGCTTCGATCGCAACTACTGCCAGTTTCCGCTCTGCAATCCTTCGCGCGCTTCCCTGCTCACCGGCCAGGTTCCCTTTGAGACCCGTGTGCTCGGCAACCGCACCAACTTTCGCGACACGCGTCCCGATCTCACAAGCCTGCCCCAGCTTTTCCGCGAGAAGGGCTACGTCACAGCCCGCACCGGAAAAATCTTCCACGGCATCTACGACGATCCGCTTGCGTGGACGGTCGGTGGTGGCAACGACAACACCGAGCATCAGGCTAGCCCAGTGGAGAAAAAGAAAATCATCCCTAACTATCCTGTCCCGCCTGCTCCTCCAGATGTCATCGCGCCTCTGGCCATCGACAATCAACAGGCAGCACACTCCGACCAGATTCTTGTACTCGATGGCAATGGAGAAGGACACCCCGAGAATCGCGTCGCGGAAACCGCCATCGAATATCTCCGTAAGTATCGCGATCAACCCTTCTTCATCGGCTGCGGATTCTCAAAGCCCCACAGCCCGCCTACTGCGCCGCAACGTTTCTTCGATCTTTACGATCTTGAGAAACTGGAACTCACACCGGATTTCGCCGCATGGCCGACAGTTCCTGCAGGTTTCCCAAAGGCCGCCATCCGTATGCGGAATGCTGATCTTTTCATCGGCCGTGGCGCAAGTCGAGCGGAGGCGAAGGAAGTGATCCGAGCCTACCTGGCATCGATCTCCTGGGTTGACTGGAATCTCGGTCGAGTCATCGCCGAGTTGGACGCACTTGGCCTGCGCGAAAACACCATCATCGTGCTTGTCGCCGACCACGGATACCAACTGGGCGAAAAGGGGAAATGGTCCAAGGCCGGGTCCCTCTTTGAAATGGGCACACGCGTTCCACTCATCATTCACGACCCACGAGCCCCGGGAAATGGACACACCTCCACACGCATTGTGCAGTCGCTGGATATCTATCCGACGCTTGTCGAGCTCTGCGGTTTGCAAACCCCCGACTCAGGACTTCAGGGGACGAGCCTTGGCCCTCTCTTGAAACATCCCCAGGCCTCCTGGGACCAACCAGCGTTTAGTCTCTGGAGCGAAGATGGCAAGACCGTACACGGGCTGGCAGTGCGCACAGAGCGGTGGCGTTATGCGGAGTTCGGTGTGAACGGTGAGAACGGGCGCATGCTCTTCGATGAGCACGCAGACCCGTTCGAGTTGACGAACCTCGCCGAAGCCCACCGCCACACCGTGACTCGCGATCGGCTTTCGAAACTGATACGGCAATACAGAGAAAAACAAAGATTAGCTTGA